The proteins below are encoded in one region of Bremerella sp. P1:
- a CDS encoding sulfatase-like hydrolase/transferase has translation MKHPLCLLVLFLTASLAAAEERPNFVIIMVDDMGYAGVGCFGNPYFKTPEIDRLSAEGMRLTDFHSSGTVCSPTRAGLLTGRYQQRAGIEAVIHPVREHPEHLKGLQTSEVTFAEMLQSAGYRTALIGKWHQGYVHNSKDYHPQNHGFDEFIGYHSGNIDFISHVGDHNEHDWWHGHKETKEKGYVTDLINQYALDFIERNRDHPFCLYIPHLAIHNPVQVRGDPIRRTEEEGWKRWKPVNFEERVEKYRGMTLPIDEGVGLIREQLVRLGLDRKTLVLFFSDNGAAAYDFPSGSKQLRGNKGSVYEGGHKVPFIAWWPGKIKAGSECNDPAITLDIMPTLLSLAGLEHSADRPLDGIDLSALLLQQKPLPERPLFWASLSNSGNRDEAMRDGPWKLIVHHPKARKGSFENEQVELYRLEQDPSETTDLAGEEPKQTAAMLKRLKTWYADTQLTATEQPGGWPR, from the coding sequence ATGAAACACCCACTCTGCTTGCTGGTCCTTTTTCTAACCGCGTCGCTGGCCGCGGCTGAGGAACGCCCCAACTTTGTCATCATCATGGTGGATGACATGGGCTATGCCGGGGTCGGTTGTTTTGGAAATCCCTACTTCAAGACGCCAGAAATCGACCGTCTTTCCGCCGAGGGAATGCGCCTTACCGATTTTCATTCATCGGGCACGGTCTGCTCACCAACGCGGGCTGGGTTGCTGACTGGGCGTTATCAACAACGAGCCGGGATCGAAGCAGTGATTCATCCAGTGCGAGAGCATCCCGAACACCTGAAAGGCCTGCAGACGTCCGAAGTGACCTTTGCGGAGATGCTTCAGTCTGCCGGCTATCGAACTGCCTTGATTGGTAAATGGCATCAGGGTTATGTACACAATTCCAAAGACTACCATCCTCAGAATCACGGATTTGACGAGTTCATCGGCTACCACAGCGGCAATATCGATTTCATCAGTCACGTCGGCGATCACAACGAGCACGACTGGTGGCACGGCCACAAAGAGACGAAGGAAAAAGGATACGTTACCGACCTGATCAACCAATATGCGTTGGATTTTATTGAGCGGAATAGAGACCACCCTTTTTGTCTCTACATACCGCATTTGGCTATCCACAATCCGGTCCAAGTACGCGGCGATCCCATTCGAAGGACGGAAGAAGAAGGTTGGAAACGTTGGAAGCCTGTTAACTTTGAAGAACGCGTTGAAAAGTACCGTGGCATGACGCTGCCCATCGACGAGGGTGTGGGCCTGATTCGCGAACAGCTTGTCCGCCTTGGATTGGATCGCAAGACACTTGTGCTTTTCTTTTCCGACAATGGCGCAGCAGCCTACGATTTTCCTAGTGGCAGCAAACAACTGCGTGGCAACAAAGGCAGCGTCTATGAAGGAGGCCACAAGGTTCCATTCATCGCGTGGTGGCCCGGCAAGATCAAAGCAGGCAGCGAGTGCAATGATCCTGCCATCACGCTTGACATCATGCCCACTCTGCTGTCGCTGGCCGGGCTAGAGCATTCCGCAGATCGCCCGCTCGACGGTATTGATCTCTCAGCTCTTCTCCTCCAGCAGAAACCGCTCCCAGAGCGTCCACTGTTTTGGGCGTCACTTAGCAACAGCGGCAATCGTGACGAGGCCATGCGCGACGGACCATGGAAGCTGATCGTCCATCACCCTAAGGCCCGCAAGGGAAGCTTTGAGAACGAACAGGTAGAACTCTACCGTCTCGAACAAGACCCGTCCGAGACGACCGATCTTGCTGGCGAGGAACCTAAGCAAACGGCCGCCATGCTGAAGCGACTGAAGACGTGGTATGCCGATACACAGCTTACGGCGACTGAGCAGCCCGGCGGCTGGCCGCGGTGA
- a CDS encoding alpha/beta hydrolase, with product MQNLIHLIRRTALALATLGLIAGLVLTVPGVIIAQEQSNARAQKRLSRWDRQPQLTDAVVRAEQQVFKSTPQGDLKLHIWSPEKSGRNRPCIVFFFGGGWKGGTPQQFARQSAYLASRNMVAISAEYRILGTHKTTPDVCVEDAKSAIRWVRAHAGDLGIDPDKVIAGGGSAGGHLAAATALVPDFNAKSDDPSISAIPNAMVLFNLALDLTLLDREITDGEGKSINKAISPTRFLHKKAPPAIIFFGTDDGLAKHGVEYATKAKELGLDVELWWAADQGHGFFNDTPWLEVTTQRVDKYLTRLGYLNGESAISEPKNAPSLTRELE from the coding sequence ATGCAAAATCTAATTCACCTCATTCGCCGCACTGCCCTCGCCTTGGCAACTCTCGGTTTGATCGCTGGTTTGGTGTTAACCGTGCCCGGCGTAATCATCGCCCAAGAGCAAAGTAACGCCAGAGCCCAAAAGCGGCTGAGTCGCTGGGACCGGCAACCGCAACTCACCGACGCGGTCGTTCGCGCTGAGCAGCAAGTTTTCAAATCGACTCCGCAGGGTGATCTGAAGCTCCATATCTGGTCGCCGGAGAAGTCCGGCAGGAACAGGCCTTGTATCGTCTTCTTCTTTGGCGGTGGATGGAAAGGTGGAACCCCTCAGCAATTTGCCCGGCAGTCCGCATACCTTGCCAGTCGGAACATGGTTGCCATAAGTGCGGAATATCGAATACTCGGAACCCACAAGACTACTCCCGACGTTTGTGTGGAGGACGCCAAGAGCGCTATTCGCTGGGTGCGTGCGCATGCAGGTGACCTTGGCATTGATCCTGATAAGGTGATCGCTGGAGGCGGCTCCGCTGGTGGTCATCTCGCCGCAGCAACGGCGCTTGTACCTGACTTCAACGCAAAGAGTGACGATCCTTCTATTTCTGCGATTCCCAACGCGATGGTACTCTTCAATCTGGCGCTCGACCTCACCTTGCTCGATCGGGAGATTACTGACGGAGAGGGGAAATCCATTAACAAGGCCATCTCGCCGACACGTTTCCTACACAAGAAAGCACCACCAGCGATCATATTCTTTGGCACCGACGACGGACTTGCAAAACATGGTGTTGAATATGCGACCAAGGCCAAAGAACTCGGCCTTGACGTCGAGTTGTGGTGGGCTGCTGATCAGGGGCACGGTTTCTTCAATGATACTCCTTGGCTCGAAGTCACTACTCAACGCGTTGATAAGTATTTAACTCGACTTGGCTACCTGAATGGCGAATCAGCAATTTCAGAACCGAAGAACGCCCCCTCGTTGACGCGAGAACTCGAATAA
- a CDS encoding DUF1552 domain-containing protein: MSENRFIDRRACLKGVGMALALPLLDTMGWAEASEKKAFKPPVRMGFMYMPHGVIMDQFWPADAESFLTSPPPALESLRPILDQCLMMKGISGVSNGPFKGAPHALELSTWLTAALPDPDRRGEISISISADQIAANALGAFTTLPSLELATMPQTWKENQAGLNEAYYSHCSYRSPTQAVPAEINPRNVLNRLFNKKEQGGQSSTGSSPLDRSMLDLVLSGARDFRRTLPSNDQRKLDEYLDSVRSVERRIAAIEIRQKEAALEKAGVRTSRRNDTDSPPIEIKIPEGDKRSEYMQVMCDLNVLAFQTDTTRVCTYIGSTPNGVSYPELGFSDKHHSTTHHNNQPEKVNKVAAITAFNIQQFAYMVKKMHSLKEGDGSLLDNCIMMWGSGLEDGDRHTRKNLPFIIAGKGGGSINTGRFLPNVQGNQGDLLTTLLSAAGVPLDRPVGIATKQIDEIKT, from the coding sequence ATGAGTGAAAACCGATTCATTGACCGACGCGCCTGCCTGAAAGGCGTGGGAATGGCTCTCGCCTTGCCGCTCTTGGATACCATGGGTTGGGCGGAGGCAAGCGAAAAGAAGGCGTTTAAGCCACCGGTTCGCATGGGCTTCATGTACATGCCGCACGGTGTGATCATGGATCAATTCTGGCCTGCCGACGCCGAAAGTTTCCTGACATCGCCCCCCCCTGCGTTAGAGTCTCTGCGGCCGATTCTGGATCAATGCCTGATGATGAAAGGAATCTCCGGAGTCTCCAACGGTCCCTTCAAAGGCGCGCCTCACGCGCTCGAACTGTCGACGTGGCTCACGGCCGCATTGCCCGACCCAGACCGTCGCGGTGAGATCAGTATCTCGATCTCTGCCGATCAGATCGCCGCCAATGCTTTGGGAGCATTCACCACGCTGCCGTCGTTAGAACTCGCCACCATGCCGCAGACCTGGAAAGAAAACCAGGCCGGGCTGAACGAAGCCTACTATTCGCACTGTAGCTATCGTTCCCCGACCCAAGCAGTCCCCGCCGAGATCAATCCACGCAATGTGCTTAATCGTCTGTTTAATAAGAAAGAACAAGGTGGACAGTCATCGACCGGATCCAGTCCGCTTGACCGAAGCATGTTGGATTTGGTCCTCAGCGGTGCACGTGATTTCCGCCGCACGCTGCCATCCAACGACCAGCGAAAGCTGGACGAATACCTTGATAGCGTGCGATCCGTGGAACGCCGAATCGCGGCGATCGAAATTCGTCAAAAGGAGGCCGCCCTTGAAAAGGCAGGCGTTCGAACTAGCCGACGCAACGACACGGACTCGCCACCCATTGAGATCAAGATCCCTGAGGGTGACAAACGAAGCGAATACATGCAGGTGATGTGTGACCTGAATGTCCTGGCATTTCAAACCGATACCACCAGGGTCTGCACATACATCGGTTCGACACCTAACGGCGTCTCCTACCCCGAACTGGGATTCTCGGATAAGCATCATTCGACAACGCACCACAACAACCAACCGGAAAAGGTCAATAAAGTCGCCGCCATCACGGCCTTCAACATCCAGCAGTTTGCCTACATGGTGAAAAAGATGCACAGCCTTAAGGAAGGTGACGGCTCACTGCTCGACAACTGTATCATGATGTGGGGTTCGGGCCTGGAAGACGGTGACAGGCACACCCGCAAGAACCTGCCATTCATCATCGCTGGTAAGGGAGGCGGTTCGATCAATACCGGCCGCTTCCTGCCTAACGTTCAGGGCAACCAAGGCGACCTGCTAACGACTCTGCTATCAGCCGCAGGAGTGCCGCTGGATCGCCCAGTTGGCATCGCAACCAAGCAGATTGACGAAATAAAGACCTGA
- a CDS encoding sulfatase family protein — protein MSRLFFRIAIFTLLLCPGISLAEDQLNILLITADDLGLQLSCYGDPIARTPNMDQLAEQSVQFQTAYVSQASCSPSRSTMFTGLYPHGNGHYGLANANVGFQVHPDLYDALLPNVLKRSGYRTGIIGKLHVNPEKQFQFDMRQGNGFGSRQVKKQVQYAREFIKQSNDQPWFLMLNVFDPHVARRRKPGGGQGPQYFPDQVEGIPKSVVTAEDVPAWPWQQIDSPEQLTKIAGYYNCVHRIDAAIGMLMQVLQETNQWDNTLIIFLGDHGPPFARGKTSCYEAGLRVPFLARWPGVSQPHVSKRLVGSVDIYPTILDAAGVDMPQRLHGHSLRPILTASDSADWRKTLGAEFHYHGAAPFFPRRAITDGRFKLIHNIRAGKLSASPSIDGDQAPVFAKQLAADHPARQAMERLENPPEWELYDLLEDPIEFVNLSDDPAFANQKQRLTHALSDWQKQTDDPFTDAEFRKKIEKKYSNSSR, from the coding sequence GTGTCTCGATTGTTTTTTCGAATCGCCATTTTCACCCTGCTTCTGTGCCCCGGCATTAGTCTTGCGGAAGACCAACTCAATATCCTGTTGATCACCGCCGACGACCTGGGACTTCAACTCTCGTGCTACGGTGATCCGATCGCCCGAACGCCGAACATGGACCAGTTGGCTGAGCAATCGGTTCAGTTTCAAACCGCGTATGTGAGCCAGGCGTCCTGTAGTCCATCGCGTTCCACGATGTTCACAGGCCTATACCCACACGGAAACGGCCACTATGGATTGGCAAACGCGAACGTTGGATTTCAGGTACATCCCGATCTGTATGATGCGTTGCTGCCAAATGTTTTGAAGCGAAGCGGATATCGCACTGGCATCATCGGCAAACTGCACGTGAATCCGGAAAAACAATTCCAGTTCGACATGCGGCAAGGAAATGGGTTCGGAAGCCGGCAGGTCAAAAAGCAAGTGCAGTACGCACGGGAATTCATTAAACAATCGAATGACCAGCCCTGGTTCCTGATGTTAAACGTGTTTGATCCGCACGTTGCTCGACGGCGTAAGCCAGGTGGCGGCCAGGGACCGCAATACTTCCCTGATCAGGTCGAAGGAATACCCAAGTCGGTTGTGACGGCGGAAGACGTTCCTGCCTGGCCTTGGCAGCAGATCGATTCACCTGAACAACTCACGAAAATTGCCGGCTACTATAACTGTGTGCATCGTATCGACGCGGCCATCGGAATGCTGATGCAAGTGCTGCAGGAAACGAATCAATGGGATAATACATTGATCATTTTCCTGGGTGATCATGGACCTCCTTTCGCTCGTGGTAAGACGAGTTGCTATGAAGCTGGCCTTCGTGTGCCCTTTTTGGCTCGCTGGCCGGGTGTCTCACAACCCCATGTCTCGAAACGCCTCGTGGGGAGTGTCGATATCTACCCAACGATCTTGGACGCAGCTGGTGTCGACATGCCACAACGACTCCATGGCCACTCGCTTCGGCCTATATTGACGGCCTCGGACTCTGCTGATTGGCGCAAGACGTTAGGTGCCGAGTTCCACTATCATGGCGCTGCCCCCTTCTTTCCGCGACGAGCCATTACCGATGGGCGATTCAAGTTGATTCACAACATACGTGCCGGGAAGTTGTCCGCTTCACCTTCCATTGATGGAGACCAGGCCCCTGTTTTCGCAAAACAACTTGCGGCCGATCATCCGGCCCGGCAAGCCATGGAGCGTCTCGAGAACCCACCAGAATGGGAGCTCTACGATCTACTTGAAGACCCCATCGAGTTTGTCAATTTGTCCGACGATCCCGCGTTTGCAAATCAAAAGCAGCGACTCACACACGCATTATCCGACTGGCAGAAGCAGACAGATGATCCATTCACCGACGCCGAGTTTCGCAAAAAGATTGAAAAGAAGTATTCGAACTCATCCCGTTGA